In Candidatus Sodalis pierantonius str. SOPE, one DNA window encodes the following:
- a CDS encoding MltR family transcriptional regulator — MTENTQLLENSVLERLNAGTTVREFLRAAITLLAEAVAILVTQVFRKDGYAVKYAVEPLLVGAGPLAELSVRLKLVYALGVISRQEYEDAELLMALHEELQQDPGDYRFTDDEIMGPFGELHCVAVFPPSPQIAHAPGDEALAKMQRQRYQQMVRSTVVLSATEYLVRISAKKAFSDRLLLK, encoded by the coding sequence ATGACGGAAAACACTCAGCTGCTGGAAAACAGCGTGCTCGAACGCCTGAATGCCGGGACCACGGTGCGGGAGTTTTTGCGGGCGGCGATTACGCTGCTGGCGGAAGCCGTGGCCATTCTGGTGACGCAGGTGTTCCGCAAGGATGGCTATGCGGTTAAATACGCCGTGGAGCCGTTACTGGTGGGCGCAGGTCCGCTGGCGGAGCTGTCGGTGCGTTTGAAATTGGTTTATGCGTTAGGGGTGATAAGCCGCCAGGAGTATGAAGACGCCGAACTGCTGATGGCGCTGCATGAGGAATTGCAGCAGGATCCGGGCGATTACCGCTTTACCGATGATGAAATTATGGGGCCGTTTGGCGAGCTGCATTGTGTCGCCGTGTTCCCGCCGTCGCCGCAGATCGCCCATGCGCCGGGAGATGAAGCGCTGGCGAAGATGCAACGGCAGCGCTACCAGCAAATGGTGCGCTCGACGGTGGTCCTTTCCGCCACCGAATATCTGGTGCGGATCAGCGCTAAAAAAGCGTTCTCCGATCGGCTGCTGCTGAAATAA
- a CDS encoding DUF3053 family protein, with amino-acid sequence MGLYRPLLAMLVLLLGVFQLTGGGDKEPEQRQAFIQFLQNTVLPGRAVNGSPR; translated from the coding sequence ATGGGCCTCTATCGACCGCTGCTGGCAATGCTGGTTTTGTTGCTTGGCGTCTTTCAACTGACCGGCGGCGGCGATAAAGAGCCGGAGCAGCGGCAAGCCTTTATACAATTCTTGCAAAATACGGTTTTGCCGGGCCGGGCGGTGAACGGATCCCCACGCTGA
- the istB gene encoding IS21-like element ISSoEn3 family helper ATPase IstB, with the protein MDTLLMALRELKLSAMVQALETQRELPGSYGELGFEERLSLMVEAENLHRKNNYICRLRRQSQMRLQAKPEDIRYIPSRGVTPEQMRDLLGGQYLKYQKSILITGPTGTGKTWLSCALGEQACRQQYSVRYWRVGRLLAHLHQCQVDGTYLKQLKQLEKIELLILDDVGLESISPMQATMLLEVMEDRYDKSSSILISQLPVKKWYGLIENPTTADALLDRLVHPIYRLELKGESLCKEQGVASTGKID; encoded by the coding sequence ATGGATACACTGTTAATGGCTCTGCGAGAGCTGAAGTTGTCGGCAATGGTCCAGGCGTTGGAGACGCAACGCGAACTCCCGGGGAGTTATGGGGAGCTGGGGTTCGAGGAGCGGTTGTCGCTGATGGTAGAAGCGGAAAATTTGCATAGAAAAAATAACTACATATGCCGTCTGCGACGGCAATCGCAAATGCGCTTGCAGGCAAAACCGGAAGATATCCGCTATATCCCTAGCCGAGGAGTGACACCGGAACAGATGCGAGATCTGCTAGGGGGACAATATCTGAAATATCAGAAAAGCATACTCATCACGGGGCCAACAGGTACGGGCAAAACCTGGCTCAGTTGTGCGCTTGGTGAGCAGGCATGCCGGCAGCAATATAGCGTGCGTTACTGGCGAGTGGGTCGGTTGCTGGCCCATCTTCACCAGTGTCAGGTAGACGGGACCTATCTAAAACAGCTTAAGCAGTTAGAAAAAATAGAGTTACTGATCTTGGACGACGTGGGCCTAGAATCAATAAGTCCGATGCAGGCAACGATGCTGTTGGAGGTGATGGAAGATCGCTACGACAAAAGCAGCAGCATCCTGATCAGTCAACTGCCGGTGAAAAAATGGTATGGACTGATAGAAAACCCCACGACAGCTGACGCGTTACTCGATCGGTTAGTACACCCCATCTATAGACTGGAACTTAAAGGCGAATCACTATGCAAAGAGCAAGGAGTAGCCAGCACAGGAAAAATAGACTAA
- a CDS encoding IS256-like element ISSoEn2 family transposase, producing MDEKQLQALANELAKNLKTPEDLSHFDRLLKKISVEAALNAEMTHHLGYDKNQPKPGTNARNGYSTKTVTTGDGPLALRTPRDRDGSFEPQLVKKNQTRITGMDNQILSLYAKGMTTREIAAAFKELYDADVSPALVSKVTDAVMEQVVEWQNRPLDAVYPIVYLDCIVLKVRQDSRIINKSVFLALGINIEGQKELLGMWLAENEGAKFWLNVLTELKNRGLNDILIACVDGLKGFPDAINAVYPEARLQLCIVHMVRNSLRFVSWKDYKAVTRDLKAIYQAPTEEAGLQALEAFSSAWDIRYPQISRSWQANWANLATFFAYPTDIRMVIYTTNAIESLNSVIRHAIKKRKVFPTDDAVKKVVWLAIQAASQKWTMPLRDWRMAMSRFIIEFGDRLDGHF from the coding sequence ATGGACGAAAAGCAGTTGCAGGCTCTGGCTAACGAACTGGCCAAAAATCTCAAAACCCCTGAAGATCTCAGTCACTTCGATCGGCTGCTGAAAAAAATCAGCGTCGAAGCAGCTCTCAATGCCGAAATGACCCATCACCTCGGCTACGATAAAAATCAGCCTAAACCGGGGACCAACGCCCGCAACGGCTATTCCACAAAAACCGTTACCACTGGCGATGGCCCGCTGGCGCTGCGTACTCCGCGCGATCGTGACGGTTCCTTTGAACCGCAACTGGTGAAGAAGAACCAGACCCGGATTACCGGGATGGATAACCAGATTTTATCGTTGTACGCCAAAGGGATGACCACCCGCGAGATCGCCGCCGCGTTCAAAGAGCTGTATGACGCCGATGTCTCGCCGGCGCTGGTCTCAAAGGTCACCGATGCGGTCATGGAGCAGGTTGTTGAATGGCAAAACCGGCCTCTGGATGCAGTCTATCCCATTGTTTATCTTGACTGTATCGTTCTAAAAGTCCGGCAGGACAGCCGCATCATCAACAAATCTGTGTTCCTGGCGCTGGGCATCAACATCGAAGGCCAGAAAGAGTTGCTAGGTATGTGGCTGGCCGAAAATGAAGGCGCAAAGTTCTGGCTGAACGTGCTGACAGAGCTGAAAAACCGCGGCCTGAACGATATCCTTATCGCCTGCGTAGACGGGCTGAAAGGTTTCCCTGACGCTATTAACGCGGTGTATCCGGAGGCGCGGCTCCAGCTGTGTATCGTACATATGGTGCGCAACAGCCTGCGGTTCGTCTCCTGGAAGGACTACAAGGCCGTCACCCGCGACCTGAAAGCTATCTATCAGGCCCCTACGGAAGAAGCCGGCTTGCAGGCGCTGGAAGCGTTCTCCAGTGCCTGGGACATCCGCTACCCGCAAATAAGTCGAAGCTGGCAGGCAAACTGGGCCAATCTGGCCACGTTCTTTGCCTACCCAACGGACATCCGCATGGTGATCTACACGACCAACGCCATCGAGTCGTTAAACAGCGTGATCCGGCATGCCATCAAAAAGCGCAAGGTGTTCCCGACCGACGACGCAGTGAAAAAGGTGGTGTGGCTGGCGATACAGGCGGCCTCACAGAAATGGACAATGCCTTTGAGGGACTGGCGCATGGCAATGAGCCGCTTTATTATCGAGTTCGGTGACCGCCTGGACGGTCACTTCTGA
- a CDS encoding IS5-like element ISSoEn1 family transposase, with the protein MAKQKFKITNWPAYNNALRQRGDLTVWLDESAIAAWTESTPPEHRGRPLHYTDMAITTVLMIKRVFNLSLRALQGFVDSIFKLMGLSLRCPDYSLVSRRAKTVDISIKTPTRGEISHLVIDGTGLKVFGEGEWKVRQHGAERRRVWRKLHLAVDSVTHEIICADLSLSGTTDAQALPGLINQTHRKIREASADSAYDTRYCHDALLRKKIKPLIPPRSGAQYWPARYHERNHAVANQHLSGNNDTWKKKVGYHRRSLAETAMFRFKTLLGGHLSLHDYDAQVGEAMAMVKALNRITLLGMPNSVRIMEPV; encoded by the coding sequence ATGGCAAAGCAAAAGTTTAAAATTACCAACTGGCCCGCATACAACAATGCGCTCAGGCAGCGGGGGGACCTGACAGTATGGCTTGATGAGTCAGCCATTGCTGCATGGACTGAGAGTACACCACCTGAACATCGTGGCCGGCCGCTTCACTACACCGATATGGCCATTACCACGGTTCTGATGATAAAGCGCGTGTTTAACCTTTCACTCCGGGCGTTACAGGGTTTCGTTGACTCAATTTTTAAACTGATGGGGCTGTCGCTGCGCTGCCCAGATTACTCTTTGGTCAGCCGGCGAGCAAAAACCGTCGACATCAGCATAAAAACGCCAACCCGCGGCGAAATCTCACACCTGGTCATCGATGGCACCGGCCTGAAAGTCTTCGGCGAAGGCGAATGGAAAGTCAGGCAGCATGGGGCTGAGAGGCGCAGAGTATGGCGCAAGCTTCATCTGGCAGTAGATAGCGTGACACATGAAATTATCTGTGCCGATTTATCGCTAAGCGGTACGACAGATGCGCAGGCGCTGCCCGGGCTGATTAACCAAACCCACCGGAAAATCAGGGAAGCGTCGGCTGACAGTGCTTACGATACGCGTTACTGTCATGATGCTCTGCTGAGGAAAAAAATAAAGCCGCTTATCCCACCGCGAAGTGGTGCGCAATATTGGCCAGCTCGATACCATGAGCGTAACCATGCGGTGGCAAATCAGCATCTGAGCGGCAATAACGATACCTGGAAAAAGAAAGTAGGTTATCACCGGCGTTCACTGGCTGAAACGGCCATGTTCCGGTTTAAAACACTTCTGGGTGGTCATCTGAGTCTGCATGACTATGACGCGCAGGTAGGTGAGGCAATGGCAATGGTTAAAGCACTTAACCGGATCACACTGTTAGGAATGCCAAACAGCGTCCGCATCATGGAGCCTGTTTAG
- a CDS encoding glutathione S-transferase N-terminal domain-containing protein: MKLIGSYSCPFVRKISVILLEKNLPFTLVHAVDNTLSTEINPLGSAPVLIDAQGESHSHPSLIAEYLEWLQPEPALLPADARDALRVKEWAALADGVTSAALEQGAAEGRWLNASMLSVADVAVACMLGFINVRRLMPNWCVAHPALVAMADRLFSRESFARTLPPATAGLYSDETIAARV, translated from the coding sequence ATGAAACTCATCGGCAGCTATTCCTGTCCCTTTGTGCGCAAAATTTCGGTAATTCTGCTTGAGAAAAACTTGCCGTTTACATTGGTTCACGCGGTGGATAATACGCTATCCACCGAGATAAATCCGCTAGGCAGTGCACCGGTATTGATTGACGCGCAAGGTGAAAGTCACAGCCACCCCTCGCTGATTGCCGAGTATCTGGAATGGCTACAGCCCGAACCGGCACTTCTGCCGGCCGACGCCCGTGATGCCCTAAGGGTGAAGGAGTGGGCGGCGCTGGCCGATGGCGTCACGTCGGCGGCGCTGGAGCAGGGGGCGGCGGAAGGCCGCTGGCTGAACGCATCCATGCTGTCGGTGGCGGATGTGGCCGTCGCCTGCATGCTGGGTTTTATCAACGTCCGGCGCCTGATGCCCAACTGGTGCGTTGCCCATCCTGCGCTGGTGGCCATGGCCGACCGGCTCTTCAGCCGTGAGAGTTTCGCTCGAACTCTGCCGCCGGCGACGGCCGGATTGTATAGCGATGAAACCATCGCCGCCAGAGTGTGA
- the glyS gene encoding glycine--tRNA ligase subunit beta, giving the protein MTQHTFLVEIGTEELPPKALRALARAFAAQISGELDAASVRHGEVSWFAAPRRLAVKVAELDGAQADSDVEKRGPAVAQAFDADGNPTKAAEGWARGCGIMVSQAERLATEKGEWLVYRARVKGQPVQALLCDMVSRALGKLPIPKMMRWGDNETQFIRPVHTVTMLLDDNVIPGRVLGIDADRLLRGHRFMGEREISLEHADQYAQVLLARGRVMADYLQRKETIRQDAEAAAKRLGGVADLSDSLLEEVTSLVEWPVVLTARFEEKFLAVPAEALVYTMKGDQKYFPVYDAAGNLMPHFIFVANIESKDPQQIIAGNEKVVRPRLADAEFFFNTDRKQRLEDRLPRLDTVLFQKQLGTLRDKSDRIEALAAWIAARIGADVPQAARAGLLSKCDLMTNMVFEFTDTQGVMGMHYARHDGEPEAVALAQKEQYQPRFAGDALPTTLVSCAVAIADKMNTLAGIFGIGQHPKGDKDPFALRRAALGVLRIIVEKQLPLDLQTLTEEAARLYGEKLTNGAVVEEVIDFMLGRFRAWYQEQGHSVDTIQAVLVRRPTRPANFDSRVRAVSYFRTLEEAAALAAANKRVSNILAKADDPVHASLQASLLKDPAEITLATHLVVLREKLQPMFEAGRYQDALVELAALREPVDAFFDSVMVMAEDNQVRVNRLTLLSQLRELFLQVADISLLQ; this is encoded by the coding sequence ATGACGCAACACACTTTTCTGGTGGAAATCGGCACGGAAGAGCTGCCGCCAAAGGCGCTGCGCGCTTTGGCTAGGGCCTTCGCCGCCCAAATTAGCGGTGAACTTGATGCGGCCAGCGTTCGCCACGGCGAGGTGAGCTGGTTTGCCGCGCCGCGCCGACTGGCGGTCAAGGTCGCCGAACTTGACGGCGCCCAGGCAGATAGCGACGTTGAGAAGCGCGGCCCCGCCGTCGCCCAGGCGTTCGACGCCGACGGCAACCCGACGAAAGCGGCCGAGGGCTGGGCGCGCGGCTGCGGCATTATGGTCAGCCAGGCCGAGCGTCTTGCGACCGAGAAAGGCGAATGGCTGGTTTACCGCGCCCGGGTAAAGGGGCAGCCTGTGCAGGCCCTGCTGTGCGATATGGTCAGCCGCGCGCTGGGTAAGCTGCCGATCCCGAAAATGATGCGCTGGGGCGACAATGAGACCCAATTCATTCGACCGGTGCATACGGTGACGATGCTGCTGGACGACAATGTGATACCGGGCAGAGTGCTTGGTATTGACGCCGATCGCCTTCTGCGCGGCCATCGCTTTATGGGCGAGCGGGAAATCAGCCTCGAACACGCGGACCAGTATGCGCAGGTACTGCTGGCGCGCGGCCGGGTAATGGCCGACTATTTGCAGCGTAAAGAAACGATTCGTCAAGACGCGGAAGCGGCGGCCAAACGGTTAGGCGGCGTGGCCGATCTGAGCGATAGCCTGCTGGAAGAGGTTACCTCGCTGGTGGAATGGCCGGTGGTGCTTACCGCCCGTTTTGAAGAGAAGTTCCTGGCGGTGCCGGCGGAAGCGCTGGTCTACACCATGAAAGGCGACCAAAAATACTTCCCGGTGTATGACGCCGCGGGCAATCTGATGCCGCACTTCATCTTCGTCGCCAATATCGAGTCGAAAGATCCGCAGCAGATTATCGCCGGCAATGAAAAAGTCGTGCGCCCGCGGTTGGCGGATGCGGAATTCTTCTTCAATACCGACCGCAAACAGCGGTTGGAAGATCGCCTGCCGCGCCTGGATACGGTGCTGTTCCAAAAGCAGCTTGGTACCCTGCGCGATAAAAGCGATCGCATCGAAGCCCTGGCGGCCTGGATAGCCGCCCGAATTGGCGCGGATGTGCCGCAGGCGGCGCGTGCCGGCCTGTTGTCCAAATGCGATCTGATGACCAATATGGTGTTTGAGTTTACCGACACCCAGGGCGTGATGGGCATGCATTACGCCCGCCATGACGGCGAGCCGGAAGCGGTGGCGCTGGCGCAAAAAGAGCAATATCAGCCGCGGTTCGCCGGCGATGCGCTGCCCACGACGCTGGTGTCCTGCGCGGTGGCCATCGCCGACAAGATGAACACGCTGGCCGGCATTTTTGGTATCGGCCAGCATCCTAAAGGGGATAAAGATCCTTTCGCCCTGCGCCGCGCCGCCCTCGGCGTGCTGCGTATTATCGTGGAAAAACAGCTGCCCCTCGACCTACAGACGTTGACGGAAGAAGCGGCGCGCCTGTACGGCGAAAAGCTGACCAACGGCGCGGTGGTGGAGGAGGTTATCGACTTCATGCTCGGCCGTTTCCGCGCCTGGTATCAAGAGCAGGGACACAGCGTCGACACCATTCAGGCGGTACTGGTGCGTCGCCCGACCCGCCCGGCGAATTTCGACTCCCGGGTGCGCGCGGTGAGCTATTTCCGCACCCTGGAGGAAGCCGCGGCGCTGGCGGCGGCCAATAAGCGGGTATCAAACATTTTGGCCAAAGCCGACGATCCGGTCCACGCGAGTCTGCAGGCCTCGTTACTTAAGGATCCGGCCGAAATCACGCTGGCGACCCATTTGGTGGTGCTACGCGAAAAGCTGCAGCCGATGTTCGAGGCCGGACGCTATCAGGACGCGCTGGTGGAGCTGGCGGCGCTGCGTGAGCCGGTGGATGCCTTCTTTGATAGCGTCATGGTGATGGCGGAGGATAATCAGGTGCGGGTGAATCGCCTGACGTTGCTGTCGCAGCTGCGCGAACTGTTCTTGCAGGTCGCGGATATTTCGCTGCTGCAATAG
- a CDS encoding mannitol-1-phosphate 5-dehydrogenase, giving the protein MKELHFGAGNIGRGFIGKLLADAGVEVVFADVNQQVLDALNQRHQYPVRVVGEQAQVETVSGVSAVHSGSDEVVALISSVDLITTAVGPQILERIAPAVARGLVKRHDGGNTQPLNIIACENMVRGTSQLKQHVLNALEPQFHAWVEQQVGFVDSAVDRIVPPAEAGSDDPLAVTVESFSEWIVDKTQFKGVPPTLAGMELTDNLMAFVERKLFTLNTGHAITAYLGQLAGHQTIRDAILDPAVRQVVKGAMEESGAVLINRYGFDAQKHAAYINKILQRFENPYLHDDVERVGRQPLRKLGEGDRLIKPLRGTLEYGLGHANLVKGIAAAMHYRSDQDPQAKEWAALLADVGAAAALAKVSGLDEESEVVAQVVNAYNAMQ; this is encoded by the coding sequence ATGAAAGAATTACATTTCGGAGCAGGTAATATCGGCCGCGGGTTTATCGGTAAACTGTTGGCCGATGCCGGTGTAGAGGTTGTTTTCGCCGATGTGAACCAGCAGGTTCTTGATGCGCTTAATCAGCGCCACCAATACCCGGTGCGGGTGGTGGGCGAACAGGCGCAGGTAGAGACCGTAAGCGGGGTCAGCGCGGTTCACAGCGGCAGCGACGAGGTCGTGGCGCTGATCTCCAGCGTGGATTTGATCACCACCGCGGTGGGCCCGCAGATTCTTGAGCGCATCGCGCCGGCCGTTGCACGCGGACTGGTTAAGCGGCACGATGGCGGCAACACCCAGCCGCTGAACATCATCGCCTGCGAAAATATGGTGCGCGGCACCAGCCAGCTCAAACAGCACGTACTTAACGCGCTGGAGCCGCAATTTCATGCCTGGGTAGAGCAGCAGGTGGGTTTTGTCGATTCCGCCGTGGACCGTATTGTGCCGCCGGCGGAAGCGGGCAGTGACGATCCGTTAGCGGTGACGGTCGAAAGCTTCAGCGAGTGGATTGTGGATAAAACCCAGTTCAAAGGCGTCCCGCCCACCCTCGCCGGGATGGAACTGACCGACAATTTAATGGCGTTTGTTGAACGCAAGCTGTTTACGCTTAATACCGGCCACGCCATCACCGCTTATCTGGGCCAGCTCGCCGGCCACCAGACCATCCGCGATGCTATTCTCGATCCGGCCGTACGCCAGGTAGTCAAAGGCGCGATGGAGGAGAGCGGGGCAGTACTCATCAATCGTTATGGCTTCGATGCGCAAAAGCATGCTGCTTATATCAACAAAATTTTGCAGCGCTTCGAGAACCCCTATCTGCACGACGACGTAGAACGCGTGGGCCGGCAGCCGTTGCGTAAGCTTGGCGAAGGCGATCGGTTAATTAAACCTCTGCGCGGGACGTTGGAGTACGGCCTTGGCCATGCCAATCTGGTCAAAGGCATCGCCGCCGCCATGCACTATCGCAGCGATCAGGACCCGCAGGCCAAAGAGTGGGCGGCATTGCTGGCAGACGTTGGCGCTGCGGCGGCGTTGGCCAAAGTCTCTGGCCTTGATGAAGAAAGTGAAGTTGTCGCGCAAGTGGTGAATGCCTATAACGCCATGCAGTAA
- the sodA gene encoding superoxide dismutase [Mn]: MSFTLPSLPYGYDALEPHFDKETMEIHHTKHHQTYVNNANGALKSLPEFANLPVDDLIQKLDQLPADKKTVLRNNAGGHANHSLFWKGLKQGTTLQGELKSAIERDFGSVDAFKEAFGKAAATRFGSGWAWLVKKDGKLAVVSTANQDNPLMGEAISGISGYPILGLDVWEHAYYLKYQNRRPDYIKSFWNVVNWDEAAARFSHA, translated from the coding sequence ATGAGCTTTACGCTACCTTCCCTGCCTTATGGCTATGACGCCCTGGAACCGCATTTCGACAAAGAAACGATGGAAATTCATCACACTAAACACCATCAGACCTATGTCAACAACGCCAACGGCGCCCTGAAAAGCCTGCCGGAATTCGCCAATTTGCCGGTCGACGACCTGATTCAAAAACTAGACCAGCTTCCAGCGGACAAAAAGACCGTACTGCGCAATAACGCCGGTGGTCATGCCAACCATAGTCTGTTCTGGAAGGGCCTGAAGCAAGGCACCACCTTGCAGGGCGAATTGAAAAGCGCTATCGAGCGTGATTTCGGCAGCGTTGACGCTTTTAAAGAGGCGTTCGGGAAAGCCGCCGCGACCCGTTTCGGTTCCGGCTGGGCCTGGCTTGTGAAAAAAGACGGCAAATTGGCCGTGGTGTCCACCGCCAACCAGGACAACCCGCTGATGGGCGAAGCGATTTCCGGTATCTCCGGCTACCCGATTTTGGGTCTGGACGTTTGGGAGCACGCTTATTACTTGAAATATCAGAACCGCCGCCCGGACTACATCAAGTCATTCTGGAACGTGGTGAACTGGGATGAAGCGGCCGCGCGTTTTAGCCACGCCTGA
- a CDS encoding DUF3053 family protein, with protein sequence MSAAQKEQFGPYANDYQILQTFSDKFLSSVNGSLVQVLDEISQIRVPQDYVSHRQTLAQAGGALNMLAPDLARAKKQADDGRAALKQPEDLQKVYNQAYDKLVTGPIQKVTPVIGAASSLAEQLVHVGDFLAMQTGQGQPSYEGGSVSFPTQLLQAQNSAGELLP encoded by the coding sequence CTGAGCGCGGCGCAAAAGGAGCAGTTTGGCCCTTACGCCAATGACTACCAGATTTTGCAAACCTTTAGCGATAAATTCCTCAGCTCGGTTAACGGCTCGCTGGTACAGGTGCTCGATGAAATAAGCCAAATTCGCGTGCCGCAGGATTACGTGTCCCATCGGCAGACGCTTGCGCAGGCCGGCGGCGCGCTTAATATGCTGGCTCCCGATCTGGCGCGTGCCAAAAAACAGGCGGACGATGGCCGCGCCGCGCTTAAGCAACCGGAAGATTTGCAAAAGGTTTACAACCAGGCGTACGACAAGCTGGTGACAGGGCCGATACAGAAAGTCACTCCCGTGATCGGCGCCGCCTCCTCTCTGGCGGAGCAGCTGGTCCACGTGGGGGATTTTCTCGCCATGCAGACGGGACAGGGGCAGCCCAGCTATGAGGGGGGATCGGTAAGCTTCCCCACGCAGCTGCTACAGGCGCAAAACAGCGCAGGCGAGCTGCTGCCCTGA
- a CDS encoding aldehyde dehydrogenase family protein — protein sequence MLVLMELIHDLLPSGVVNVVNGAGSEIGEYLATSGRVAKIAFTGSTEVGQQIMSYAARNVIPVTLELGGKSPNIFFADVMAKEDAFFDKTLEGFALFAFNQGEVCTCPSRALVQESIYERFMERAIKRVEAIKTGNPLDRGTMMGAQVSTGQQETILNYIDIGKREGAEVLTGGRCKPMAGDLAAGYYLEPTILFGNNSMRVFQEEIFGPVLAVTTFKDMDEALALANDSDYGLGAGVWSRDINTAYRMGRGIQAGRVWTNCYHTYPVHAAFGGSKSANEMPAGQLC from the coding sequence GTGTTGGTGTTGATGGAGCTCATTCACGATCTGCTGCCGTCGGGTGTGGTAAATGTGGTCAACGGAGCAGGGAGCGAAATCGGCGAATATCTGGCGACCTCGGGGCGGGTGGCCAAAATTGCCTTTACCGGTTCCACCGAGGTCGGACAGCAGATAATGAGCTACGCGGCCCGCAACGTTATCCCGGTGACCCTTGAGCTGGGTGGCAAATCCCCGAACATTTTCTTTGCCGATGTTATGGCCAAAGAGGATGCCTTCTTTGACAAGACGCTGGAGGGGTTTGCGCTATTCGCTTTCAACCAGGGCGAGGTCTGTACCTGCCCCAGCAGAGCGCTGGTGCAGGAATCGATTTACGAACGCTTTATGGAGCGCGCTATCAAGCGGGTGGAGGCCATCAAAACCGGTAACCCGCTCGACCGCGGCACAATGATGGGCGCGCAGGTTTCCACCGGCCAGCAGGAAACCATCCTCAACTATATTGATATCGGCAAGCGAGAGGGGGCGGAAGTGCTTACCGGCGGCCGCTGCAAGCCGATGGCGGGCGATCTGGCGGCGGGATATTATCTGGAGCCGACAATTTTGTTCGGCAACAACAGCATGCGGGTTTTCCAGGAAGAAATCTTTGGTCCGGTACTGGCGGTCACGACTTTTAAGGATATGGATGAAGCGCTGGCCCTGGCCAACGACTCCGATTATGGCCTTGGCGCCGGGGTCTGGAGTCGTGACATCAATACCGCCTACCGAATGGGGCGCGGTATTCAGGCGGGGCGCGTCTGGACCAACTGCTATCATACCTATCCGGTCCACGCCGCCTTTGGCGGCTCTAAATCAGCAAACGAAATGCCTGCTGGTCAGCTATGCTGA